A window of the Fulvia fulva chromosome 3, complete sequence genome harbors these coding sequences:
- a CDS encoding (3aS,4S,5R,7aS)-5-hydroxy-7a-methyl-1-oxo-octahydro-1H-indene-4-carboxyl-CoA dehydrogenase, with translation MASPQQIRTVTTDLLKINHPIMLAGMNVAAGPKLAAAVTNAGGIGVIGGVGYTPDMLREQIAELKGFLKDKNAPFGVDLLLPQVGGSARKTNYDYTKGKLGELTDIVIDSGARLFVSAVGVPPKQIVDKLHKAGILYMNMIGHPKHVKKCLDLGVDMICAQGGEGGGHTGDVPTTVLIPEVVRLCKNRKSPMTGQPVQVIAAGGIFNHQTLAAALALGASAVWVGTRFVLSEEAGAPKAHQEAVKTAGFDDNVRTIIFTGRPLRVRNNPYIQNWEENRQNEIKELTSKGHIPVEWDIERMGDDVDDDTMDNARPFLMGKAAAVVNERDSAKKIIDDMVGGAVEVMQKNVSFITSRSKL, from the exons ATGGCCAGCCCAC AGCAGATCCGCACCGTCACGACCGATCTCTTGAAGATTAACCACCCCATCATGCTTGCCGGCATGAACGTCGCCGCCGGTCCGAAGCTCGCCGCCGCCGTCACCAACGCCGGCGGTATCGGTGTCATTGGTGGTGTCGGCTACACCCCAGACATGCTCCGCGAGCAGATTGCAGAGCTCAAGGGCTTCCTCAAGGACAAGAATGCTCCATTcggcgtcgatcttctcctCCCGCAGGTCGGTGGTAGCGCACGAAAGACCAA CTACGACTACACCAAGGGCAAGCTCGGCGAGCTCACCGACATCGTCATCGACTCCGGCGCCCGCCTCTTCGTCTCCGCCGTCGGCGTGCCCCCCAAGCAGATCGTCGACAAGCTCCACAAAGCCGGCATCCTCTACATGAACATGATCGGCCACCCCAAGCACGTCAAGAAGTGCCTCGACCTCGGCGTCGACATGATCTGCGCCCAGGGTGGTGAAGGAGGAGGCCACACCGGTGACGTCCCTACAACCGTCCTGATCCCAGAGGTCGTCCGTCTCTGCAAGAACCGCAAGTCGCCCATGACTGGACAGCCAGTGCAGGTTATTGCTGCAGGCGGTATCTTCAACCACCAGACTCTCGCTGCTGCTCTCGCGCTCGGTGCCAGTGCTGTCTGGGTTGGTACCCGATTCGTGCTTTCCGAG GAAGCCGGCGCCCCCAAGGCCCACCAAGAAGCCGTCAAGACCGCCGGTTTCGACGACAACGTCCGCACCATCATCTTCACCGGCCGACCCCTCCGCGTCCGCAACAACCCATACATCCAGAACTGGGAAGAGAACCGCCAAAACGAGATCAAGGAGCTCACGTCCAAGGGCCACATCCCAGTAGAGTGGGACATTGAGAGGATGGGTGATGACGTTGATGACGATACTATGGACAATGCAAGGCCGTTCTTGATGGGTAAGGCCGCTGCGGTGGTGAATGAGAGGGACAGTGCGAAGAAGATTATTGATGATATGGTCGGTGGGGCCGTGGAGGTCATGCAGAAGAATGTTAGCTTCATTACTAGCAGGAGTAAGTTGTAG
- a CDS encoding Folic acid synthesis protein fol1, which translates to MRAGHAKSMQWSTIASPGSHPGSPKCLLTARTFAHKLQSRHQFWTGHDQKSNFHATRTRLGWQTLDAGLAPRSQTLRVSRAFALHVLSAKPYNHAQFGVARTWAERSPVRLHRKRALSSVASPPAAMMSEPPDSYNAIVTDHTGADRREDLGAHDGDSSISGDHKSKHKLPSDISEKLGVRRTILIRVRDHSAALEMLETLSERLYNRFVQNVRNSSRRGLSCWAEALLQCCHEFGDCKVIAYHSLQWARIPGAVWKGRQRTYWIWAKLEAGCPAIELGFSHDVGIQQSISQTAADARIITDIRVTLLGRIDERRLAQANPAEAISGRQEANFLADMAATVASRVCEAMKFQTVDDALSAIAETMLRVLEFRSHPLVLHRVGLIARNATSQTVTLVNATWKTSTSGVGNEVEVTFDHKSFVHNQDMSTEARDEDHEEPGDGFDIQADVNQASSGKREVSSDVTGHGALQSVDDSVTALAHDGNGLTLRPADFLPLQRSHLHVPLYQNQLVLERGDKKQLSFRKLSSKPIEIHLGVRNLKISLAWSPEQWKTVAKVTPLELAQDIEDHLVNKTKNSITSCSEAMNTLIANLPGNPSVRFEFTTHLDGYGGIGEAKVSFFQPHHDTIHLFLPGLSVNKPGRRLMVMVILRGNVVAQDSQNQSIQKALQSVVDSLEPFVRDIFKDAQTQDSQHAAQLIATRVLHEPRVSAGVLKVNRVDSTIVTQAPGESDSAVRASAARGANNEAIFVALGSNIGDRVTSIEDALRILDSNDKIRVLQTSPLYETEPMYVEDQERFLNGVCKIETELEPVELLNTLQAVESGLGRVKLIDKGPRNIDLDIVAYGQRIVETNRLIVPHRLMLEREFVLRPLCDLANDFNHPQSGTEVAAHLLRLPPADTPMYPLTPLAPGLDAHSLNPARKTMVMSILNVTPDSFSDGGIHQPTEVEALKTTVAAHIAAGAKIIDIGGQSSRPNAPDVSPEEEIARILPAIEAIKSLPEASKVAISIDTYRAAVAEAAINAGAHMINDISAGMLDPDMLSTIARLGCTYIMMHMRGTPATMQNDENTSYPDGLISTIASELTARLKAAEEAGIRRWRIILDPGIGFAKDTGQNLDILCKFRSLRYDERLRTYPWLVGSSRKGFIGKITGVENAADRVSGTAATVTAAVQGGAEIVRVHDVEEMVRVVKMADAMYRGLSTEKSVT; encoded by the exons ATGAGAGCCGGGCACGCCAAGTCTATGCAATGGTCAACCATTGCCAGCCCCGGTAGCCATCCTGGATCTCCAAAGTGTCTTCTGACCGCACGCACCTTCGCACACAAGCTCCAAAGTCGCCATCAGTTTTGGACGGGCCATGATCAGAAGTCCAACTTCCACGCCACGAGAACGCGTCTAGGCTGGCAGACCCTCGACGCCGGGCTTGCTCCACGCTCACAGACCTTGCGCGTCTCGAGAGCATTCGCTTTGCACGTGCTGTCTGCAAAACCTTACAACCATGCTCAATTCGGCGTTGCAAGAACCTGGGCAGAGCGCTCGCCTGTGCGATTGCATCGCAAGCGCGCGCTTTCCAGCGTTGCTTCTCCGCCGGCGGCCATGATGAGTGAGCCCCCGGACTCATACAATGCAATTGTAACTGATCACACCGGCGCAGACCGACGTGAAGATTTGGGAGCTCACGACGGTGACAGCTCGATATCCGGAGATCACAAAAGCAAGCATAAACT ACCTTCAGACATCAGCGAGAAGCTTGGCGTCCGTCGAACCATCTTGATCAGGGTCAGAGATCACTCAGCGGCTTTGGAAATGCTGGAGACCTTGAGCGAGAGGCTATACAATCGCTTCGTACAAAACGTCAGAAATTCGTCTAGACGAGGACTATCGTGCTGGGCCGAAGCTCTGTTGCAATGCTGCCACGAGTTCGGCGACTGCAAGGTCATTGCATACCATTCGCTTCAATGGGCTCGCATTCCCGGTGCCGTATGGAAAGGCAGACAGCGAACGTATTGGATTTGGGCCAAATTGGAGGCGGGGTGTCCTGCGATAGAGCTGGGGTTCTCGCACGATGTGGGTATTCAACAAAGTATCTCGCAGACTGCCGCAGATGCTCGCATCATTACAGACATCAGAGTGACACTGCTTGGTCGGATTGACGAGAGACGGCTGGCGCAAGCTAACCCGGCGGAAGCCATCAGCGGTCGACAGGAAGCGAATTTTCTGGCAGACATGGCAGCCACAGTAGCCAGCCGAGTCTGTGAGGCCATGAAGTTCCAGACAGTCGACGATGCACTATCTGCCATAGCAGAGACGATGCTGCGAGTATTGGAGTTCCGGTCACATCCACTTGTCTTGCATAGAGTAGGTCTGATCGCACGCAACGCCACGTCTCAGACAGTGACCCTCGTCAATGCAACATGGAAGACAAGCACATCCGGAGTTGGGAACGAGGTTGAAGTTACTTTCGATCACAAATCCTTTGTCCACAACCAGGACATGAGTACAGAGGCTCGAGATGAGGATCATGAAGAGCCTGGCGATGGATTCGACATTCAAGCTGATGTGAATCAGGCTTCTTCAGGGAAGAGGGAAGTATCGTCTGATGTCACCGGCCATGGTGCGCTACAGTCCGTCGACGACAGTGTCACTGCGCTCGCTCATGATGGGAACGGCCTCACATTGAGACCCGCTGACTTCCTCCCATTGCAAAGGTCGCACCTCCACGTGCCACTGTATCAGAACCAATTGGTCCTTGAGAGAGGAGACAAGAAACAACTGTCATTCCGGAAGTTGTCCTCCAAACCCATCGAAATTCATCTGGGCGTGCGAAATCTGAAAATTTCTCTCGCATGGTCACCTGAGCAGTGGAAAACTGTTGCCAAGGTCACCCCCCTCGAGCTGGCTCAGGATATCGAAGATCATTTGGTAAACAAAACCAAGAACAGCATCACATCGTGTAGCGAGGCTATGAATACTCTCATCGCAAACCTGCCAGGTAACCCTAGTGTTCGGTTCGAGTTCACGACCCACCTGGACGGATACGGTGGTATTGGAGAAGCGAAAGTCAGTTTCTTCCAACCGCACCACGACACCATACATTTATTCCTGCCGGGACTTTCGGTGAATAAGCCAGGGAGGCGTTTGATGGTAATGGTGATCTTGAGGGGGAACGTGGTTGCTCAGGACAGCCAGAATCAGTCTATCCAGAAGGCATTGCAATCCGTTGTTGACTCGCTCGAACCTTTCGTCAGAGATATCTTTAAAGACGCCCAGACACAGGATTCGCAACACGCGGCACAACTAATTGCCACTCGCGTTTTGCATGAACCAAGGGTCTCCGCGGGAGTGCTAAAGGTGAATCGTGTAGACAGCACAATCGTCACACAAGCTCCTGGTGAATCCGATAGTGCCGTACGGGCGAGTGCCGCTAGAGGTGCCAACAATGAAGCAATTTTCGTTGCGCTGGGCAGCAATATTGGGGATCGTGTCACCAGCATCGAGGATGCTTTGCGGATTCTGGATAGCAATGACAAGATCAGAGTGCTGCAGACAAGTCCGCTCTACGAGACAGAACCGATGTACGTCGAGGACCAAGAGCGGTTCCTCAACGGAGTTTGTAAG ATCGAGACGGAGCTGGAACCTGTCGAACTATTGAACACCCTTCAAGCTGTTGAATCAGGTCTTGGTAGAGTCAAGCTCATTGACAAGGGCCCACGAAATATTGACCTGGATATCGTTGCTTACGGACAACGAATCGTGGAAACAAACCGCTTGATAGTGCCCCATCGGCTGATGCTAGAGAGAGAATTCGTGCTGCGACCATTATGCGA CCTGGCCAACGACTTCAACCATCCTCAAAGCGGCACAGAAGTAGCGGCACATTTACTGAGGCTCCCGCCTGCAGACACGCCCATGTACCCCCTGACGCCGCTCGCACCTGGCCTGGATGCTCACAGCCTGAACCCAGCAAGGAAGACAATGGTGATGTCCATACTCAACGTCACACCCGACTCGTTCTCAGACGGCGGTATCCACCAACCGACTGAAGTGGAAGCCCTCAAGACGACTGTCGCTGCCCACATCGCAGCAGGCGCCAAGATTATCGACATCGGCGGCCAATCTTCCAGACCCAACGCTCCCGATGTCTCGCCAGAAGAAGAGATTGCACGCATCCTGCCAGCGATTGAAGCCATCAAATCACTGCCAGAAGCTTCAAAGGTGGCCATCTCAATCGACACATACCGAGCGGCAGTTGCAGAAGCAGCAATCAATGCCGGAGCGCACATGATCAATGACATCTCAGCAGGCATGCTCGACCCCGACATGCTCTCAACCATCGCACGCCTGGGCTGTACCTACATCATGATGCACATGCGCGGCACACCAGCCACGATGCAGAACGACGAGAACACGTCCTACCCAGACGGCCTCATTTCCACCATCGCCAGCGAGCTCACAGCCCGCCTCAAAGCAGCAGAAGAAGCAGGCATTCGCCGCTGGCGCATCATCCTCGACCCTGGCATCGGCTTCGCAAAGGATACCGGGCAGAATCTGGACATTCTTTGTAAATTCCGTAGTTTACGCTATGATGAACGGCTACGCACGTATCCCTGGCTGGTAGGCAGCAGTCGGAAAGGATTCATTGGTAAGATCACTGGAGTCGAGAATGCTGCTGACAGAGTCAGTGGTACGGCGGCGACTGTGACAGCGGCCGTGCAAGGTGGGGCGGAGATTGTGCGGGTGCACGATGTGGAGGAGATGGTGAGGGTTGTGAAGATGGCTGATGCGATGTATAGAGGACTGTCTACGGAGAAATCGGTGACGTAA